In Phragmites australis chromosome 24, lpPhrAust1.1, whole genome shotgun sequence, the following are encoded in one genomic region:
- the LOC133907104 gene encoding pre-mRNA-processing protein 40C-like isoform X1: MATPAPGASDVANPQTDEAPQAEAAAAAESEGTEADVAAAIESEGASTVAAVVDGAAAPGDAPSATAPALAPTSTSNSAAPPPPASPATPSTPGPPRPQFAGSPAYMALPAPAPSQSPAFSYNVLPRAPPPPQVGSGAIQPGSSPALMAPPMPASALQPPAPGQYFGNRPSFSYNVVSHANSRLPTGQQFQLDTGTNHTGQVSRFVPPGSLQPPAPGQLARPIAFPGAMQPNPPGSIRSPFPAPRPSNIPFGASPQQGNSEVNTSKSDAPSAPEVSPCTMQLPAGLPSNSPSTFTSASGSPSIPIQMPNPSVPPRPEAFGAVGPSVPGQPSAIFSNPPSLLGRPIVPSAAPLLQTTPSAANPGVIPQNSQPPYYPSSYPSAPGIVPPQPLWGHPHPQQPAGFQQAPFQSYPAGPVGSLGRPMIGTSAVPTTLPNVQLPGVSTGGDWKEQASTNPGSVQPTRTSADPPSTGHGGQVNDQLEDRKNTGIQDSDAWSAHKTEAGAVYYYNALTGESTYQRPPGYKGELEKVAAQPVPVSWDKLAGTDWSIVTTSDGKKYYYDNKQKVSSWQLPREVTELLKNAESGSLKEGPTSLQDKGVISIDTSTPAIQTGGRDSLPLRQTVAPASPSALDLIKKKLQDASSSSAPSPLATPSSASELSGSKPVDAAPKGQQVSNNGEKSKDNNGDGNTSDSSSDSDDEEHGPSKEDCIRQFKEMLKERGVAPFSKWDKELPKILFDPRFKSIPSHSTRRAIFDHYVRTRAEEERKEKRAAQRAAVEAYKQLLEEASEDISPKTDYQEFKRKWGADPRFEALDRKEREALFNEKMKSVQEKIQSTRNVVIADFKSMLRESKDITSASRWTKVKENFRSDPRYKAMKHEERENTFNEYITELKSAELEAEQAAKAKVDDKAKLRERERETRKRKEREEQEVERVKLKIRRKEAVSSYQALLVEMIKDPKASWTESKPKLGKDPQGRALNPDLGQGDAEKLFRDHVKDLYERCVRDFRALLSEVITPEVAVRATDEGKTAFNSWSEAKGLLRSDPRYNKLASKDRESIWRRYAHDLTRKLKRSDTKEEKSDTDVRQPRSSDPPRRR, translated from the exons ATGGCGACGCCGGCACCGGGCGCCTCCGACGTGGCCAACCCTCAGACCGACGAAGCCCCACAGGCCGAggcagcagcggcagcggaATCGGAAGGGACCGAGGCAGATGTAGCCGCCGCGATCGAATCAGAAGGAGCGTCGACGGTGGCAGCGGTAGTGGACGGGGCGGCGGCTCCCGGAGACGCCCCGTCCGCTACCGCTCCAGCTCTCGCTCCCACTTCCACCTCCAATTCtgcggcgcctcctcctccggcttcTCCTGCGACGCCTTCCACTCCAGGGCCGCCGCGGCCTCAGTTTGCGGGCTCCCCGGCCTACATGGCGCTccccgcgccggcgccgtcgcAGTCGCCGGCCTTTTCTTATAACGTACTGCCTAGGGCGCCACCCCCGCCGCAGGTGGGCAGCGGTGCAATCCAGCCAGGCTCTTCCCCG GCTCTCATGGCTCCTCCAATGCCTGCATCAGCTCTTCAGCCACCAGCCCCGGGGCAATATTTTGGGAACAGACCTTCTTTCTCATATAATGTAGTCTCGCATGCAAATTCTAGATTGCCTACTGGTCAGCAGTTTCAACTTGACACT GGCACAAACCATACTGGTCAAGTTTCTAGATTTGTTCCGCCAGGTTCCTTGCAGCCTCCAGCCCCTGGTCAATTAGCTCGCCCAATCGCATTCCCTGGAGCTATGCAACCAAATCCTCCTGGATCTATTCGGTCACCATTTCCTGCACCCAGGCCATCCAATATTCCTTTTGGTGCAAGTCCACAACAG GGCAACTCGGAGGTTAATACTTCCAAGTCAGATGCCCCAAGTGCACCAGAGGTTAGTCCCTGTACCATGCAGTTGCCTGCTGGCCTGCCGTCAAATTCTCCTTCAACATTTACAAGTGCTTCTGGAAGTCCTTCAATCCCTATTCAGATGCCAAATCCGTCAGTGCCACCTCGCCCTGAGGCATTTGGGGCAGTTGGACCGTCTGTACCTGGACAACCTTCTGCAATCTTCTCTAATCCACCAAGTCTCCTTGGGAGGCCTATTGTTCCATCTGCTGCTCCTTTGCTCCAAACAACACCATCAGCTGCAAACCCCGGTGTTATCCCACAGAATTCTCAACCGCCATATTACCCGTCCTCCTATCCTTCAGCACCCGGTATTGTTCCACCTCAACCTTTATGGGgacatcctcatcctcaacaaCCTGCTGGTTTTCAGCAGGCCCCCTTCCAGTCATATCCAGCTGGTCCTGTAGGGTCTCTTGGCAGGCCAATGATTGGGACTTCTGCTGTGCCTACAACTTTGCCCAATGTCCAACTACCTGGTGTCTCAACTGGTGGGGATTGGAAGGAACAAGCATCAACAAATCCAGGATCTGTGCAGCCCACTCGTACTTCAGCTGATCCACCTTCCACAG GACATGGAGGTCAAGTCAATGATCAGCTGGAGGACCGAAAAAACACTGGAATTCAGGATTCGGACGCATGGTCTGCACACAAAACAGAAGCTGGTGCTGTGTATTATTACAATGCCTTGACAGGAGAATCAACTTATCAGAGACCACCTGGTTATAAGGGGGAG CTCGAGAAGGTCGCAGCCCAACCAGTTCCAGTTTCTTG GGACAAATTGGCTGGTACCGATTGGAGCATAGTAACTACTAGTGATGGAAAGAAATATTACTATGATAATAAGCAAAAG GTTAGCAGCTGGCAACTTCCACGAGAGGTGACTGAGCTCCTCAAGAATGCAGAGTCTGGTTCCTTAAAAGAAGGTCCAACTTCACTGCAGGATAAGGGAGTAATAAGCATTGATACAAGTACCCCTGCCATACAGACAGGTGGCCGTGATTCGTTGCCCCTTCGACAAACAGTTGCCCCTGCATCGCCTTCTGCATTGGATTTGATAAAGAAGAAATTGCAGGATGCTAGTTCTTCCAGTGCGCCTTCACCTCTCGCTACTCCATCTTCTGCTTCTGAATTGAGTGGATCTAAACCAGTTGATGCTGCACCTAAGGGACAGCAAGTCTCGAATAATGGTGAGAAATCAAAAGATAATAATGGCGATGGGAATACGTCCGATTCCTCTTCGGATTCAGATGATGAGGAACATGGGCCAAGTAAAGAGGACTGCATTCGTCAGTTTAAG GAGATGCTAAAGGAACGAGGAGTTGCACCGTTTTCAAAGTGGGATAAGGAACTTCCAAAAATACTGTTTGATCCACGTTTCAAG TCTATTCCAAGTCACTCGACGAGACGGGCTATATTTGACCACTATGTTCGGACGCGTGCTGAAGAGGAGCGGAAAGAGAAAAGAGCTGCCCAGAGGGCTGCAGTAGAGGCGTATAAACAATTACTAGAAGAAGCATCCGAG GACATCAGCCCCAAAACAGACTACCAGGAATTCAAAAGAAAATGGGGTGCTGATCCTAGGTTTGAAGCCTTGGATCGAAAGGAAAGGGAGGCTCTTTTCAATGAGAA GATGAAGTCTGTTCAAGAAAAAATCCAATCAACACGCAATGTTGTCATTGCTGACTTCAAATCAATGCTTCGAGAAAGTAAAGATATAACCTCAGCTAGCCGATGGACCAAA GTCAAAGAAAATTTCCGGAGTGATCCGAGGTACAAAGCCATGAAGCATGAAGAGAGGGAGAATACTTTTAACGAATACATAACGGAACTAAAATCTGCCGAATTGGAAGCAGAGCAAGCTGCCAAGGCCAAAGTGGATGATAAA GCCAAGTTAAGGGAGAGGGAACGTGAAACGcgcaaaaggaaagaaagggaGGAACAGGAAGTGGAGAGAGTAAAATTGAAGATCCGAAGAAAAGAGGCTGTGTCATCATACCAAGCTTTACTTGTTGAAATGATTAAAGATCCCAAG GCATCATGGACAGAGTCCAAACCGAAACTTGGAAAGGATCCACAAGGTCGTGCTTTAAATCCTGACTTAGGCCAAGGTGATGCAGAAAAGTTATTTCGTGACCATGTGAAGGACCTATATGAG CGTTGTGTCCGTGATTTCCGGGCACTTCTATCTGAGGTTATTACTCCGGAGGTAGCAGTGCGGGCAACAGATGAAGGGAAAACTGCATTTAACTCTTGGAGCGAAGCCAAAGGTCTTCTAAGATCTGATCCAAGGTACAACAAACTGGCGAGTAAAGACAGAGAGTCTATTTGGCGGCGCTATGCTCATGACTTGACGAGGAAACTCAAACGGTCAGACACGAAGGAGGAGAAATCGGATACAGATGTGAGGCAACCTAGGTCCTCCGATCCGCCTAGGCGGAGGTAG
- the LOC133907104 gene encoding pre-mRNA-processing protein 40C-like isoform X2 codes for MQILDCLLGTNHTGQVSRFVPPGSLQPPAPGQLARPIAFPGAMQPNPPGSIRSPFPAPRPSNIPFGASPQQGNSEVNTSKSDAPSAPEVSPCTMQLPAGLPSNSPSTFTSASGSPSIPIQMPNPSVPPRPEAFGAVGPSVPGQPSAIFSNPPSLLGRPIVPSAAPLLQTTPSAANPGVIPQNSQPPYYPSSYPSAPGIVPPQPLWGHPHPQQPAGFQQAPFQSYPAGPVGSLGRPMIGTSAVPTTLPNVQLPGVSTGGDWKEQASTNPGSVQPTRTSADPPSTGHGGQVNDQLEDRKNTGIQDSDAWSAHKTEAGAVYYYNALTGESTYQRPPGYKGELEKVAAQPVPVSWDKLAGTDWSIVTTSDGKKYYYDNKQKVSSWQLPREVTELLKNAESGSLKEGPTSLQDKGVISIDTSTPAIQTGGRDSLPLRQTVAPASPSALDLIKKKLQDASSSSAPSPLATPSSASELSGSKPVDAAPKGQQVSNNGEKSKDNNGDGNTSDSSSDSDDEEHGPSKEDCIRQFKEMLKERGVAPFSKWDKELPKILFDPRFKSIPSHSTRRAIFDHYVRTRAEEERKEKRAAQRAAVEAYKQLLEEASEDISPKTDYQEFKRKWGADPRFEALDRKEREALFNEKMKSVQEKIQSTRNVVIADFKSMLRESKDITSASRWTKVKENFRSDPRYKAMKHEERENTFNEYITELKSAELEAEQAAKAKVDDKAKLRERERETRKRKEREEQEVERVKLKIRRKEAVSSYQALLVEMIKDPKASWTESKPKLGKDPQGRALNPDLGQGDAEKLFRDHVKDLYERCVRDFRALLSEVITPEVAVRATDEGKTAFNSWSEAKGLLRSDPRYNKLASKDRESIWRRYAHDLTRKLKRSDTKEEKSDTDVRQPRSSDPPRRR; via the exons ATGCAAATTCTAGATTGCCTACTG GGCACAAACCATACTGGTCAAGTTTCTAGATTTGTTCCGCCAGGTTCCTTGCAGCCTCCAGCCCCTGGTCAATTAGCTCGCCCAATCGCATTCCCTGGAGCTATGCAACCAAATCCTCCTGGATCTATTCGGTCACCATTTCCTGCACCCAGGCCATCCAATATTCCTTTTGGTGCAAGTCCACAACAG GGCAACTCGGAGGTTAATACTTCCAAGTCAGATGCCCCAAGTGCACCAGAGGTTAGTCCCTGTACCATGCAGTTGCCTGCTGGCCTGCCGTCAAATTCTCCTTCAACATTTACAAGTGCTTCTGGAAGTCCTTCAATCCCTATTCAGATGCCAAATCCGTCAGTGCCACCTCGCCCTGAGGCATTTGGGGCAGTTGGACCGTCTGTACCTGGACAACCTTCTGCAATCTTCTCTAATCCACCAAGTCTCCTTGGGAGGCCTATTGTTCCATCTGCTGCTCCTTTGCTCCAAACAACACCATCAGCTGCAAACCCCGGTGTTATCCCACAGAATTCTCAACCGCCATATTACCCGTCCTCCTATCCTTCAGCACCCGGTATTGTTCCACCTCAACCTTTATGGGgacatcctcatcctcaacaaCCTGCTGGTTTTCAGCAGGCCCCCTTCCAGTCATATCCAGCTGGTCCTGTAGGGTCTCTTGGCAGGCCAATGATTGGGACTTCTGCTGTGCCTACAACTTTGCCCAATGTCCAACTACCTGGTGTCTCAACTGGTGGGGATTGGAAGGAACAAGCATCAACAAATCCAGGATCTGTGCAGCCCACTCGTACTTCAGCTGATCCACCTTCCACAG GACATGGAGGTCAAGTCAATGATCAGCTGGAGGACCGAAAAAACACTGGAATTCAGGATTCGGACGCATGGTCTGCACACAAAACAGAAGCTGGTGCTGTGTATTATTACAATGCCTTGACAGGAGAATCAACTTATCAGAGACCACCTGGTTATAAGGGGGAG CTCGAGAAGGTCGCAGCCCAACCAGTTCCAGTTTCTTG GGACAAATTGGCTGGTACCGATTGGAGCATAGTAACTACTAGTGATGGAAAGAAATATTACTATGATAATAAGCAAAAG GTTAGCAGCTGGCAACTTCCACGAGAGGTGACTGAGCTCCTCAAGAATGCAGAGTCTGGTTCCTTAAAAGAAGGTCCAACTTCACTGCAGGATAAGGGAGTAATAAGCATTGATACAAGTACCCCTGCCATACAGACAGGTGGCCGTGATTCGTTGCCCCTTCGACAAACAGTTGCCCCTGCATCGCCTTCTGCATTGGATTTGATAAAGAAGAAATTGCAGGATGCTAGTTCTTCCAGTGCGCCTTCACCTCTCGCTACTCCATCTTCTGCTTCTGAATTGAGTGGATCTAAACCAGTTGATGCTGCACCTAAGGGACAGCAAGTCTCGAATAATGGTGAGAAATCAAAAGATAATAATGGCGATGGGAATACGTCCGATTCCTCTTCGGATTCAGATGATGAGGAACATGGGCCAAGTAAAGAGGACTGCATTCGTCAGTTTAAG GAGATGCTAAAGGAACGAGGAGTTGCACCGTTTTCAAAGTGGGATAAGGAACTTCCAAAAATACTGTTTGATCCACGTTTCAAG TCTATTCCAAGTCACTCGACGAGACGGGCTATATTTGACCACTATGTTCGGACGCGTGCTGAAGAGGAGCGGAAAGAGAAAAGAGCTGCCCAGAGGGCTGCAGTAGAGGCGTATAAACAATTACTAGAAGAAGCATCCGAG GACATCAGCCCCAAAACAGACTACCAGGAATTCAAAAGAAAATGGGGTGCTGATCCTAGGTTTGAAGCCTTGGATCGAAAGGAAAGGGAGGCTCTTTTCAATGAGAA GATGAAGTCTGTTCAAGAAAAAATCCAATCAACACGCAATGTTGTCATTGCTGACTTCAAATCAATGCTTCGAGAAAGTAAAGATATAACCTCAGCTAGCCGATGGACCAAA GTCAAAGAAAATTTCCGGAGTGATCCGAGGTACAAAGCCATGAAGCATGAAGAGAGGGAGAATACTTTTAACGAATACATAACGGAACTAAAATCTGCCGAATTGGAAGCAGAGCAAGCTGCCAAGGCCAAAGTGGATGATAAA GCCAAGTTAAGGGAGAGGGAACGTGAAACGcgcaaaaggaaagaaagggaGGAACAGGAAGTGGAGAGAGTAAAATTGAAGATCCGAAGAAAAGAGGCTGTGTCATCATACCAAGCTTTACTTGTTGAAATGATTAAAGATCCCAAG GCATCATGGACAGAGTCCAAACCGAAACTTGGAAAGGATCCACAAGGTCGTGCTTTAAATCCTGACTTAGGCCAAGGTGATGCAGAAAAGTTATTTCGTGACCATGTGAAGGACCTATATGAG CGTTGTGTCCGTGATTTCCGGGCACTTCTATCTGAGGTTATTACTCCGGAGGTAGCAGTGCGGGCAACAGATGAAGGGAAAACTGCATTTAACTCTTGGAGCGAAGCCAAAGGTCTTCTAAGATCTGATCCAAGGTACAACAAACTGGCGAGTAAAGACAGAGAGTCTATTTGGCGGCGCTATGCTCATGACTTGACGAGGAAACTCAAACGGTCAGACACGAAGGAGGAGAAATCGGATACAGATGTGAGGCAACCTAGGTCCTCCGATCCGCCTAGGCGGAGGTAG